The following proteins are encoded in a genomic region of Prionailurus viverrinus isolate Anna chromosome E3, UM_Priviv_1.0, whole genome shotgun sequence:
- the CDR2 gene encoding cerebellar degeneration-related protein 2 isoform X2 encodes MYTTNQEQLQEIEYLTKQVELLRQMNEQHAKVYEQLDITARELEETNQKLVADSKASQQKILSLTETIECLQTNIDHLQSQVEELKSSGQGRKSQGKCDQEKSAPRFSCLKELYDLRQHFVYDHVFAEKITSLQSQQSPDEEENEHLKKTVTMLQAQLSLERQKRVTMEEEYGLVLKENSELEQQLGATDAYRARALELEAEVAEMRQMLQSEHPFVNGVEKLVPDSLFTPFKEHSQSLLEELFLPLPEAHRRPLKRSSSETVLSSLAGGDIVRGHEETCIRRARAVKQRGISLLHEVDTQYSALKVKYEELLKKCQQGEDSLSHKAVQTPRALAKDLAGTNAQPELGTSGWEPASVTPEPVSSPTTTTPPEYKALFKEIFSCIKKTKQEIDEQRTKYRSLSSHS; translated from the exons TATCTGACCAAGCAGGTGGAGCTCCTACGGCAGATGAATGAGCAACATGCAAAAGTTTATGAGCAATTAGATATAACAGCACGGGAATTGGAAGAAACCAATCAAAAGCTAGTTGCGGACAGCAAGGCCTCACAGCAAAAGATTCTGAG TCTGACTGAAACCATCGAATGCCTACAAACCAACATTGACCACCTCCAGAGCCAAGTGGAGGAGTTGAAGTCATCTGGCCAAGGAAGAAAGAGCCAGGGGAAGTGTGACCAGGAGAAATCGGCACCCAGATTCTCGTGTCTGAAGGAACTCTACGACCTCCGCCA ACACTTTGTGTATGATCATGTGTTTGCCGAGAAGATCACTTCCTTACAAAGTCAGCAAAGCCCCgatgaggaagaaaatgagcaCTTGAAGAAAACAGTGACGATGCTGCAGGCCCAGCTGAGCCTGGAGCGGCAGAAGCGGGTGACGATGGAGGAGGAATATGGGCTTGTGCTGAAGGAGAACAGTGAACTGGAACAGCAGCTGGGAGCTACGGATGCCTACCGCGCTCGGGCGCTGGAGTTGGAGGCCGAGGTGGCTGAGATGCGGCAGATGCTGCAGTCGGAGCATCCATTCGTGAATGGCGTTGAGAAGCTGGTGCCGGACTCTCTGTTCACCCCTTTCAAAGAACACAGCCAGAGCCTGCTGGAGGAGCTGTTCCTGCCTTTGCCAGAAGCACACAGAAGGCCTCTTAAGCGCAGCAGCAGTGAGACGGTGCTGAGCAGCTTGGCCGGGGGGGACATTGTGAGGGGTCACGAGGAGACCTGCATCCGGAGGGCCAGGGCTGTGAAGCAGAGGGGCATCTCCCTTCTGCATGAAGTGGACACTCAGTACAGCGCCCTGAAGGTGAAGTATGAGGAGTTGCTGAAGAAGTGCCAGCAGGGAGAGGACTCCCTGTCCCACAAGGCTGTGCAGACCCCCAGAGCTCTCGCCAAAGACCTGGCGGGGACCAACGCCCAGCCTGAGCTGGGCACCAGCGGCTGGGAACCAGCCtctgtcaccccagagcccgtCAGTTCCCCCACCACCACAACACCTCCGGAATACAAGGCGCTTTTTAAAGAGATCTTTAGTTGcatcaagaaaacaaagcaagaaatagaTGAACAGAGAACAAAATACCGATCTCTCTCCTCTCATTCCTAA
- the POLR3E gene encoding DNA-directed RNA polymerase III subunit RPC5 isoform X2, with product MANEEDDPVVQEIDVYLAKSLAEKLYLFQYPVRPASMTYDDIPHLSAKIKPKQQKVELEMAIDTLNPNYCRSKGEQIALNVDGACADESSTYSSKLMDKQTFCSSQSTSNTARYAAALYRQGELHLTPLHGILQLRPSFSYLDKADAKHREREAANEGDSSQDEAEEDVKQITVRFSRPESEQARQRRVQSYEFLQKKHAEEPWVHLHYYGLRDSRSEHERQYLLCQGSSGVENTELVKSPSEYLMMLMPPSPEEEKDKPVAPSNVLSMAQLRTLPLADQIKILMKNVKVMPFANLMSLLGPSIDSVAVLRGIQKVAMLVQGNWVVKSDILYPKDSSSPHSGVPAEVLCRGRDFVMWKFTQSRWVVRKEVAAVTKLCTEDVKDFLEHMAVVRINKGWEFILPYDGEFIKKHPDVVQRQHMLWSGIQAKLEKVYNLVKETLPKKPDGQSGPAGLVSGDQRVQVARSKAQQNHALLERELQRRKEQVRASTVLPGVRIKEEPVSEEGEEEEEQEAEDEEPMDTSLGGGLHSRLANGLPGGRAVGGDSFNGHPPPGCAGTPVARELRAFVEATFQRQFVLTLSELKRLFNLHLASLPPGHTLFSGISDRMLQDTVLAAGCKQILVPGPYIIVSSEEEKTSDVYTRMLRSREQEETRLTGLSLILFLLLDVRLWTFPPQTAASPDEQKVFALWESGDMSDQHRQVLLEIFSKNYRVRRNMIQSRLTQECGEDLSKQEVDKVLKDCCVSYGGMWYLKGTVQS from the exons ATCGATGTGTACTTGGCCAAAAGTCTGGCGGAGAAGCTCTATCTGTTTCAG tACCCTGTGCGTCCAGCCTCGATGACCTATGATGACATTCCACACCTCTCGGCCAAGATCAAGCCCAAGCAGCAAAAG GTAGAGCTTGAGATGGCCATCGACACCCTGAACCCCAACTATTGCCGCAGCAAAGGGGAGCAGATCGCACTCAACGTGGATGGCGCCTGTGCAGACGAGAGCAGCACATACTCCTC GAAGCTGATGGACAAGCAGACGTTCTGCTCCTCCCAGAGTACCAGTAACACGGCCCGTTACGCCGCTGCACTCTACAGGCAAG GTGAGCTTCACCTGACTCCTTTACACGGCATCCTGCAGCTGCGGCCCAGCTTCTCCTACCTGGATAAGGCAGATGCCAAGCACCGAGAGAGGGAGGCGGCCAATGAGG GAGACTCCTCGCAGGACGAGGCAGAAGAAGATGTGAAGCAGATCACG GTGCGGTTCTCCCGTCCTGAGTCAGAGCAGGCCCGCCAGCGCCGTGTGCAGTCGTACGAGTTCCTGCAGAAGAAGCACGCCGAGGAGCCCTGGGTCCACCTGCACTACTACGGCCTGAGG GACAGCCGCTCTGAGCACGAGCGCCAGTACCTCCTGTGCCAGGGTTCCAGCGGGGTTGAGAACACAGAGCTTGTCAAGTCACCCAG TGAGTACCTCATGATGCTGATGCCACCCAGCCCAGAGGAGGAGAA AGATAAACCTGTGGCCCCCAGCAACGTCCTGTCCATGGCCCAGCTGCGTACCCTGCCCCTGGCCGATCAGATCAAGATCCTGATGAAGAATG TGAAGGTCATGCCTTTTGCCAACTTGATGAGCCTCCTGGGCCCCTCCATCGACTCTGTGGCTGTTCTGCGTGGCATCCAGAAGGTGGCGATGTTAGTCCAAGGAAACTGGGTGGTGAAGAG CGACATCCTGTACCCCAAGGACTCCTCCAGCCCTCACAGCGGTGTGCCTGCCGAGGTGCTCTGCAGGGGCCGAGACTTTGTC ATGTGGAAGTTCACACAGAGCCGGTGGGTGGTACGGAAAGAGGTGGCAGCAGTGACTAAA ctctgcaCGGAGGATGTGAAGGACTTTCTGGAGCACATGGCCGTAGTGAGGATCAACAAAGGCTGGGAGTTCATACTGCCTTACGACGGAGAGTTCATCAAGAAACATCCAGATGTGGTCCAGCGGCAGCACATGCTGTGGTCGGGTATCCAGGCCAA aTTAGAAAAAGTCTATAATCTCGTGAAGGAAACCTTGCCAAAGAAGCCAGATGGACAATCAG GGCCTGCCGGGCTGGTCTCCGGGGACCAGCGAGTCCAGGTGGCCAGAAGCAAGGCCCAGCAGAACCACGCGCTGCTGGAACGGGAGCTGCAGCGGAGGAAGGAGCAGGTGCGGGCGTCCACGGTCCTGCCCGGCGTGCGGATCAAGGAGGAGCCTGTgagtgaggagggagaggaggaggaagagcaggaagcAGAAGATGAGGAGCCCATGGACACCTCTCTCGGTGGCGGCCTCCACAGTAGGCTGGCCAACGGGCTGCCTGGCGGGCGGGCGGTGGGCGGGGACAGCTTCAACGGGCACCCGCCCCCGGGCTGTGCCGGCACCCCTGTGGCCCGGGAACTGAGGGCCTTCGTGGAGGCCACCTTTCAGAGACAGTTTGTGCTCACGCTGAGTGAACTCAAGCGCCTCTTCAACCTGCACTTGGCCAGCCTGCCACCTGGTCACACGCTGTTCAGCGGCATCTCGGACCGCATGCTGCAGGACACGGTGCTGGCCGCCGGTTGCAAGCAAATACTGGTGCCT GGACCGTATATCATAGTCTCCTCTGAGGAGGAAAAGACCTCAGATGTGTACACAAGGATGCTCAGGTCCAGGGAGCAGGAGGAGACTCGACTCACAGGCTTGAGTTTAATCCTGTTTCTACTATTAGACGTCCGACTGTGGACA TTTCCCCCACAGACCGCTGCATCCCCAGATGAGCAGAAGGTGTTCGCCCTCTGGGAGTCTGGAGACATGAGCGATCAG CACCGACAGGTTTTGCTTGAAATCTTTTCCAAAAATTACCGGGTCCGCCGGAACATGATCCAGTCGCGGCTGACTCAAGAGTGCGGAGAGGATCTGAGTAAACAGGAGGTGGACAAAGTGCTAAAG GACTGCTGTGTGAGCTACGGTGGCATGTGGTACCTTAAAGGGACGGTACAGTCTTGA
- the POLR3E gene encoding DNA-directed RNA polymerase III subunit RPC5 isoform X3 — protein MANEEDDPVVQEIDVYLAKSLAEKLYLFQYPVRPASMTYDDIPHLSAKIKPKQQKVELEMAIDTLNPNYCRSKGEQIALNVDGACADESSTYSSKLMDKQTFCSSQSTSNTARYAAALYRQGELHLTPLHGILQLRPSFSYLDKADAKHREREAANEAGDSSQDEAEEDVKQITVRFSRPESEQARQRRVQSYEFLQKKHAEEPWVHLHYYGLRDSRSEHERQYLLCQGSSGVENTELVKSPSEYLMMLMPPSPEEEKDKPVAPSNVLSMAQLRTLPLADQIKILMKNVKVMPFANLMSLLGPSIDSVAVLRGIQKVAMLVQGNWVVKSDILYPKDSSSPHSGVPAEVLCRGRDFVMWKFTQSRWVVRKEVAAVTKLCTEDVKDFLEHMAVVRINKGWEFILPYDGEFIKKHPDVVQRQHMLWSGIQAKLEKVYNLVKETLPKKPDGQSGPAGLVSGDQRVQVARSKAQQNHALLERELQRRKEQVRASTVLPGVRIKEEPVSEEGEEEEEQEAEDEEPMDTSLGGGLHSRLANGLPGGRAVGGDSFNGHPPPGCAGTPVARELRAFVEATFQRQFVLTLSELKRLFNLHLASLPPGHTLFSGISDRMLQDTVLAAGCKQILVPFPPQTAASPDEQKVFALWESGDMSDQHRQVLLEIFSKNYRVRRNMIQSRLTQECGEDLSKQEVDKVLKDCCVSYGGMWYLKGTVQS, from the exons ATCGATGTGTACTTGGCCAAAAGTCTGGCGGAGAAGCTCTATCTGTTTCAG tACCCTGTGCGTCCAGCCTCGATGACCTATGATGACATTCCACACCTCTCGGCCAAGATCAAGCCCAAGCAGCAAAAG GTAGAGCTTGAGATGGCCATCGACACCCTGAACCCCAACTATTGCCGCAGCAAAGGGGAGCAGATCGCACTCAACGTGGATGGCGCCTGTGCAGACGAGAGCAGCACATACTCCTC GAAGCTGATGGACAAGCAGACGTTCTGCTCCTCCCAGAGTACCAGTAACACGGCCCGTTACGCCGCTGCACTCTACAGGCAAG GTGAGCTTCACCTGACTCCTTTACACGGCATCCTGCAGCTGCGGCCCAGCTTCTCCTACCTGGATAAGGCAGATGCCAAGCACCGAGAGAGGGAGGCGGCCAATGAGG CAGGAGACTCCTCGCAGGACGAGGCAGAAGAAGATGTGAAGCAGATCACG GTGCGGTTCTCCCGTCCTGAGTCAGAGCAGGCCCGCCAGCGCCGTGTGCAGTCGTACGAGTTCCTGCAGAAGAAGCACGCCGAGGAGCCCTGGGTCCACCTGCACTACTACGGCCTGAGG GACAGCCGCTCTGAGCACGAGCGCCAGTACCTCCTGTGCCAGGGTTCCAGCGGGGTTGAGAACACAGAGCTTGTCAAGTCACCCAG TGAGTACCTCATGATGCTGATGCCACCCAGCCCAGAGGAGGAGAA AGATAAACCTGTGGCCCCCAGCAACGTCCTGTCCATGGCCCAGCTGCGTACCCTGCCCCTGGCCGATCAGATCAAGATCCTGATGAAGAATG TGAAGGTCATGCCTTTTGCCAACTTGATGAGCCTCCTGGGCCCCTCCATCGACTCTGTGGCTGTTCTGCGTGGCATCCAGAAGGTGGCGATGTTAGTCCAAGGAAACTGGGTGGTGAAGAG CGACATCCTGTACCCCAAGGACTCCTCCAGCCCTCACAGCGGTGTGCCTGCCGAGGTGCTCTGCAGGGGCCGAGACTTTGTC ATGTGGAAGTTCACACAGAGCCGGTGGGTGGTACGGAAAGAGGTGGCAGCAGTGACTAAA ctctgcaCGGAGGATGTGAAGGACTTTCTGGAGCACATGGCCGTAGTGAGGATCAACAAAGGCTGGGAGTTCATACTGCCTTACGACGGAGAGTTCATCAAGAAACATCCAGATGTGGTCCAGCGGCAGCACATGCTGTGGTCGGGTATCCAGGCCAA aTTAGAAAAAGTCTATAATCTCGTGAAGGAAACCTTGCCAAAGAAGCCAGATGGACAATCAG GGCCTGCCGGGCTGGTCTCCGGGGACCAGCGAGTCCAGGTGGCCAGAAGCAAGGCCCAGCAGAACCACGCGCTGCTGGAACGGGAGCTGCAGCGGAGGAAGGAGCAGGTGCGGGCGTCCACGGTCCTGCCCGGCGTGCGGATCAAGGAGGAGCCTGTgagtgaggagggagaggaggaggaagagcaggaagcAGAAGATGAGGAGCCCATGGACACCTCTCTCGGTGGCGGCCTCCACAGTAGGCTGGCCAACGGGCTGCCTGGCGGGCGGGCGGTGGGCGGGGACAGCTTCAACGGGCACCCGCCCCCGGGCTGTGCCGGCACCCCTGTGGCCCGGGAACTGAGGGCCTTCGTGGAGGCCACCTTTCAGAGACAGTTTGTGCTCACGCTGAGTGAACTCAAGCGCCTCTTCAACCTGCACTTGGCCAGCCTGCCACCTGGTCACACGCTGTTCAGCGGCATCTCGGACCGCATGCTGCAGGACACGGTGCTGGCCGCCGGTTGCAAGCAAATACTGGTGCCT TTTCCCCCACAGACCGCTGCATCCCCAGATGAGCAGAAGGTGTTCGCCCTCTGGGAGTCTGGAGACATGAGCGATCAG CACCGACAGGTTTTGCTTGAAATCTTTTCCAAAAATTACCGGGTCCGCCGGAACATGATCCAGTCGCGGCTGACTCAAGAGTGCGGAGAGGATCTGAGTAAACAGGAGGTGGACAAAGTGCTAAAG GACTGCTGTGTGAGCTACGGTGGCATGTGGTACCTTAAAGGGACGGTACAGTCTTGA
- the POLR3E gene encoding DNA-directed RNA polymerase III subunit RPC5 isoform X1, translated as MANEEDDPVVQEIDVYLAKSLAEKLYLFQYPVRPASMTYDDIPHLSAKIKPKQQKVELEMAIDTLNPNYCRSKGEQIALNVDGACADESSTYSSKLMDKQTFCSSQSTSNTARYAAALYRQGELHLTPLHGILQLRPSFSYLDKADAKHREREAANEAGDSSQDEAEEDVKQITVRFSRPESEQARQRRVQSYEFLQKKHAEEPWVHLHYYGLRDSRSEHERQYLLCQGSSGVENTELVKSPSEYLMMLMPPSPEEEKDKPVAPSNVLSMAQLRTLPLADQIKILMKNVKVMPFANLMSLLGPSIDSVAVLRGIQKVAMLVQGNWVVKSDILYPKDSSSPHSGVPAEVLCRGRDFVMWKFTQSRWVVRKEVAAVTKLCTEDVKDFLEHMAVVRINKGWEFILPYDGEFIKKHPDVVQRQHMLWSGIQAKLEKVYNLVKETLPKKPDGQSGPAGLVSGDQRVQVARSKAQQNHALLERELQRRKEQVRASTVLPGVRIKEEPVSEEGEEEEEQEAEDEEPMDTSLGGGLHSRLANGLPGGRAVGGDSFNGHPPPGCAGTPVARELRAFVEATFQRQFVLTLSELKRLFNLHLASLPPGHTLFSGISDRMLQDTVLAAGCKQILVPGPYIIVSSEEEKTSDVYTRMLRSREQEETRLTGLSLILFLLLDVRLWTFPPQTAASPDEQKVFALWESGDMSDQHRQVLLEIFSKNYRVRRNMIQSRLTQECGEDLSKQEVDKVLKDCCVSYGGMWYLKGTVQS; from the exons ATCGATGTGTACTTGGCCAAAAGTCTGGCGGAGAAGCTCTATCTGTTTCAG tACCCTGTGCGTCCAGCCTCGATGACCTATGATGACATTCCACACCTCTCGGCCAAGATCAAGCCCAAGCAGCAAAAG GTAGAGCTTGAGATGGCCATCGACACCCTGAACCCCAACTATTGCCGCAGCAAAGGGGAGCAGATCGCACTCAACGTGGATGGCGCCTGTGCAGACGAGAGCAGCACATACTCCTC GAAGCTGATGGACAAGCAGACGTTCTGCTCCTCCCAGAGTACCAGTAACACGGCCCGTTACGCCGCTGCACTCTACAGGCAAG GTGAGCTTCACCTGACTCCTTTACACGGCATCCTGCAGCTGCGGCCCAGCTTCTCCTACCTGGATAAGGCAGATGCCAAGCACCGAGAGAGGGAGGCGGCCAATGAGG CAGGAGACTCCTCGCAGGACGAGGCAGAAGAAGATGTGAAGCAGATCACG GTGCGGTTCTCCCGTCCTGAGTCAGAGCAGGCCCGCCAGCGCCGTGTGCAGTCGTACGAGTTCCTGCAGAAGAAGCACGCCGAGGAGCCCTGGGTCCACCTGCACTACTACGGCCTGAGG GACAGCCGCTCTGAGCACGAGCGCCAGTACCTCCTGTGCCAGGGTTCCAGCGGGGTTGAGAACACAGAGCTTGTCAAGTCACCCAG TGAGTACCTCATGATGCTGATGCCACCCAGCCCAGAGGAGGAGAA AGATAAACCTGTGGCCCCCAGCAACGTCCTGTCCATGGCCCAGCTGCGTACCCTGCCCCTGGCCGATCAGATCAAGATCCTGATGAAGAATG TGAAGGTCATGCCTTTTGCCAACTTGATGAGCCTCCTGGGCCCCTCCATCGACTCTGTGGCTGTTCTGCGTGGCATCCAGAAGGTGGCGATGTTAGTCCAAGGAAACTGGGTGGTGAAGAG CGACATCCTGTACCCCAAGGACTCCTCCAGCCCTCACAGCGGTGTGCCTGCCGAGGTGCTCTGCAGGGGCCGAGACTTTGTC ATGTGGAAGTTCACACAGAGCCGGTGGGTGGTACGGAAAGAGGTGGCAGCAGTGACTAAA ctctgcaCGGAGGATGTGAAGGACTTTCTGGAGCACATGGCCGTAGTGAGGATCAACAAAGGCTGGGAGTTCATACTGCCTTACGACGGAGAGTTCATCAAGAAACATCCAGATGTGGTCCAGCGGCAGCACATGCTGTGGTCGGGTATCCAGGCCAA aTTAGAAAAAGTCTATAATCTCGTGAAGGAAACCTTGCCAAAGAAGCCAGATGGACAATCAG GGCCTGCCGGGCTGGTCTCCGGGGACCAGCGAGTCCAGGTGGCCAGAAGCAAGGCCCAGCAGAACCACGCGCTGCTGGAACGGGAGCTGCAGCGGAGGAAGGAGCAGGTGCGGGCGTCCACGGTCCTGCCCGGCGTGCGGATCAAGGAGGAGCCTGTgagtgaggagggagaggaggaggaagagcaggaagcAGAAGATGAGGAGCCCATGGACACCTCTCTCGGTGGCGGCCTCCACAGTAGGCTGGCCAACGGGCTGCCTGGCGGGCGGGCGGTGGGCGGGGACAGCTTCAACGGGCACCCGCCCCCGGGCTGTGCCGGCACCCCTGTGGCCCGGGAACTGAGGGCCTTCGTGGAGGCCACCTTTCAGAGACAGTTTGTGCTCACGCTGAGTGAACTCAAGCGCCTCTTCAACCTGCACTTGGCCAGCCTGCCACCTGGTCACACGCTGTTCAGCGGCATCTCGGACCGCATGCTGCAGGACACGGTGCTGGCCGCCGGTTGCAAGCAAATACTGGTGCCT GGACCGTATATCATAGTCTCCTCTGAGGAGGAAAAGACCTCAGATGTGTACACAAGGATGCTCAGGTCCAGGGAGCAGGAGGAGACTCGACTCACAGGCTTGAGTTTAATCCTGTTTCTACTATTAGACGTCCGACTGTGGACA TTTCCCCCACAGACCGCTGCATCCCCAGATGAGCAGAAGGTGTTCGCCCTCTGGGAGTCTGGAGACATGAGCGATCAG CACCGACAGGTTTTGCTTGAAATCTTTTCCAAAAATTACCGGGTCCGCCGGAACATGATCCAGTCGCGGCTGACTCAAGAGTGCGGAGAGGATCTGAGTAAACAGGAGGTGGACAAAGTGCTAAAG GACTGCTGTGTGAGCTACGGTGGCATGTGGTACCTTAAAGGGACGGTACAGTCTTGA
- the POLR3E gene encoding DNA-directed RNA polymerase III subunit RPC5 isoform X4 produces the protein MANEEDDPVVQEIDVYLAKSLAEKLYLFQYPVRPASMTYDDIPHLSAKIKPKQQKVELEMAIDTLNPNYCRSKGEQIALNVDGACADESSTYSSKLMDKQTFCSSQSTSNTARYAAALYRQGELHLTPLHGILQLRPSFSYLDKADAKHREREAANEAGDSSQDEAEEDVKQITVRFSRPESEQARQRRVQSYEFLQKKHAEEPWVHLHYYGLRDSRSEHERQYLLCQGSSGVENTELVKSPSEYLMMLMPPSPEEEKDKPVAPSNVLSMAQLRTLPLADQIKILMKNVKVMPFANLMSLLGPSIDSVAVLRGIQKVAMLVQGNWVVKSDILYPKDSSSPHSGVPAEVLCRGRDFVMWKFTQSRWVVRKEVAAVTKLCTEDVKDFLEHMAVVRINKGWEFILPYDGEFIKKHPDVVQRQHMLWSGIQAKLEKVYNLVKETLPKKPDGQSGPAGLVSGDQRVQVARSKAQQNHALLERELQRRKEQVRASTVLPGVRIKEEPVSEEGEEEEEQEAEDEEPMDTSLGGGLHSRLANGLPGGRAVGGDSFNGHPPPGCAGTPVARELRAFVEATFQRQFVLTLSELKRLFNLHLASLPPGHTLFSGISDRMLQDTVLAAGCKQILVPGPYIIVSSEEEKTSDVYTRMLRSREQEETRLTGLSLILFLLLDVRLWTGRRTLGVGAERGANARLTGHTAELPSPPCQLHPAT, from the exons ATCGATGTGTACTTGGCCAAAAGTCTGGCGGAGAAGCTCTATCTGTTTCAG tACCCTGTGCGTCCAGCCTCGATGACCTATGATGACATTCCACACCTCTCGGCCAAGATCAAGCCCAAGCAGCAAAAG GTAGAGCTTGAGATGGCCATCGACACCCTGAACCCCAACTATTGCCGCAGCAAAGGGGAGCAGATCGCACTCAACGTGGATGGCGCCTGTGCAGACGAGAGCAGCACATACTCCTC GAAGCTGATGGACAAGCAGACGTTCTGCTCCTCCCAGAGTACCAGTAACACGGCCCGTTACGCCGCTGCACTCTACAGGCAAG GTGAGCTTCACCTGACTCCTTTACACGGCATCCTGCAGCTGCGGCCCAGCTTCTCCTACCTGGATAAGGCAGATGCCAAGCACCGAGAGAGGGAGGCGGCCAATGAGG CAGGAGACTCCTCGCAGGACGAGGCAGAAGAAGATGTGAAGCAGATCACG GTGCGGTTCTCCCGTCCTGAGTCAGAGCAGGCCCGCCAGCGCCGTGTGCAGTCGTACGAGTTCCTGCAGAAGAAGCACGCCGAGGAGCCCTGGGTCCACCTGCACTACTACGGCCTGAGG GACAGCCGCTCTGAGCACGAGCGCCAGTACCTCCTGTGCCAGGGTTCCAGCGGGGTTGAGAACACAGAGCTTGTCAAGTCACCCAG TGAGTACCTCATGATGCTGATGCCACCCAGCCCAGAGGAGGAGAA AGATAAACCTGTGGCCCCCAGCAACGTCCTGTCCATGGCCCAGCTGCGTACCCTGCCCCTGGCCGATCAGATCAAGATCCTGATGAAGAATG TGAAGGTCATGCCTTTTGCCAACTTGATGAGCCTCCTGGGCCCCTCCATCGACTCTGTGGCTGTTCTGCGTGGCATCCAGAAGGTGGCGATGTTAGTCCAAGGAAACTGGGTGGTGAAGAG CGACATCCTGTACCCCAAGGACTCCTCCAGCCCTCACAGCGGTGTGCCTGCCGAGGTGCTCTGCAGGGGCCGAGACTTTGTC ATGTGGAAGTTCACACAGAGCCGGTGGGTGGTACGGAAAGAGGTGGCAGCAGTGACTAAA ctctgcaCGGAGGATGTGAAGGACTTTCTGGAGCACATGGCCGTAGTGAGGATCAACAAAGGCTGGGAGTTCATACTGCCTTACGACGGAGAGTTCATCAAGAAACATCCAGATGTGGTCCAGCGGCAGCACATGCTGTGGTCGGGTATCCAGGCCAA aTTAGAAAAAGTCTATAATCTCGTGAAGGAAACCTTGCCAAAGAAGCCAGATGGACAATCAG GGCCTGCCGGGCTGGTCTCCGGGGACCAGCGAGTCCAGGTGGCCAGAAGCAAGGCCCAGCAGAACCACGCGCTGCTGGAACGGGAGCTGCAGCGGAGGAAGGAGCAGGTGCGGGCGTCCACGGTCCTGCCCGGCGTGCGGATCAAGGAGGAGCCTGTgagtgaggagggagaggaggaggaagagcaggaagcAGAAGATGAGGAGCCCATGGACACCTCTCTCGGTGGCGGCCTCCACAGTAGGCTGGCCAACGGGCTGCCTGGCGGGCGGGCGGTGGGCGGGGACAGCTTCAACGGGCACCCGCCCCCGGGCTGTGCCGGCACCCCTGTGGCCCGGGAACTGAGGGCCTTCGTGGAGGCCACCTTTCAGAGACAGTTTGTGCTCACGCTGAGTGAACTCAAGCGCCTCTTCAACCTGCACTTGGCCAGCCTGCCACCTGGTCACACGCTGTTCAGCGGCATCTCGGACCGCATGCTGCAGGACACGGTGCTGGCCGCCGGTTGCAAGCAAATACTGGTGCCT GGACCGTATATCATAGTCTCCTCTGAGGAGGAAAAGACCTCAGATGTGTACACAAGGATGCTCAGGTCCAGGGAGCAGGAGGAGACTCGACTCACAGGCTTGAGTTTAATCCTGTTTCTACTATTAGACGTCCGACTGTGGACA GGTAGGAGGACACTGGGTGTCGGAGCAGAGCGGGGAGCTAATGCCAGGCTAACGGGACACACAGCAGAACTCCCTTCCCCACCTTGTCAACTGCATCCGGCGACTTGA